In one bacterium genomic region, the following are encoded:
- a CDS encoding rhomboid family intramembrane serine protease yields MFPLRTDINSKRFPFFTYFLILGNIFLFVYSFFMPGGFETVLRKYGCIPNELIYGKDIAPYIDFPVYLTSITSMFFHASWMHLIGNMLFLFVFGKNIEDWFGHWKFLGFYIGCGIAACIVQILLSPLSKIPMVGASGAIAGVMGAYFLLYPSSRVSTWIPVFWVIEIPAFLWLGIWIIEQIISSMGGPGGSPIAFFAHIGGFFVGLFWVKNLREKKTGSWK; encoded by the coding sequence ATGTTTCCATTAAGAACGGATATTAATTCAAAAAGATTCCCATTTTTTACTTATTTTCTTATACTGGGAAATATATTTTTATTTGTTTATTCTTTTTTTATGCCGGGGGGATTTGAAACGGTTCTTCGTAAATATGGATGCATCCCAAATGAACTTATATACGGGAAAGACATTGCACCTTATATTGATTTTCCCGTTTATTTAACAAGTATTACGTCTATGTTTTTTCATGCTTCGTGGATGCATTTAATAGGAAATATGTTATTTCTGTTCGTATTTGGAAAAAACATTGAAGATTGGTTTGGACACTGGAAGTTTTTGGGATTCTATATAGGATGTGGGATAGCAGCATGCATTGTACAGATATTGCTCTCGCCATTATCCAAAATACCTATGGTAGGAGCATCAGGGGCAATTGCGGGCGTTATGGGAGCATATTTTTTATTGTATCCTTCATCAAGAGTATCAACGTGGATACCGGTTTTTTGGGTAATAGAAATACCGGCGTTTTTATGGCTTGGGATATGGATAATCGAACAAATAATATCGTCAATGGGTGGGCCCGGGGGAAGTCCCATTGCATTTTTTGCTCATATAGGGGGATTTTTTGTAGGGTTATTCTGGGTTAAGAATTTAAGAGAAAAGAAAACGGGAAGCTGGAAGTGA